A single region of the Triticum dicoccoides isolate Atlit2015 ecotype Zavitan chromosome 2B, WEW_v2.0, whole genome shotgun sequence genome encodes:
- the LOC119366910 gene encoding uncharacterized protein LOC119366910: MVLGGCGNGADGARADQFNGGSSTGQRQQHGGRPLDWKENVFVDSESEDNDGVSEDGEDAPSMHDQQEAQMQVEKETQIQVEKDAPPRDGNLETRRSVRLVKKKTKGINSLYPVA, from the exons ATGGTGCTCGGCGGCTGCGGCAACGGAGCTGATGGAGCGCGAGCCGACCAGTTCAACGGAGGCAGTAGCACGGGGCAGCGGCAGCAGCATGGAGGGCGTCCGCTTGACTGGAAAG AGAATGTATTTGTTGATAGTGAGAGTGAGGATAATGATGGGGTGAGTGAGGATGGGGAAGATGCTCCATCCATGCATGATCAGCAAGAGGCGCAAATGCAAGTGGAAAAAGAGACACAAATTCAAGTGGAAAAGGACGCACCTCCAAGAGATGGCAATTTGGAGACCCGTAGATCTGTACGGCTTGTCAAGAAGAAGACCAAGGGCATCAACAGCCTATACCCTGTTGCTTAG